In Argiope bruennichi chromosome X1, qqArgBrue1.1, whole genome shotgun sequence, a single window of DNA contains:
- the LOC129959544 gene encoding uncharacterized protein LOC129959544 produces MNGTAASAYLAAVKWDDEDLYLQEFTQKYALPQVARITKGQYMNLGVPSLSNPSLNQIVLFTKTGKRIKVAAQCVKFKDGSRVVPVGTKLSIPDNYEGWFEILSEDGRAVRCIESIAELLKRFPETCLVRENIKAYLAKSDDAEVISDKTRTINAGETLILLSEVHVTSSKSKSSGRYLRCFTTKGETVFFNVEQKGKFSPIAGEENISGVHTIKNLSTKRFPLMVRLVHGKPPSGIKNNSHFVTEMRLYSLFEEECIMALPLLKDTQVIALPPSAPLKVQAPRNPENLLKLKIYDILVEKCKSIVQEASDKIQVFDISLSKEIRGEKFQLSQRMKNLSPLHRIQRSVSDPNSKYKDNPKADPSSVESQHNNKPQVTDNYDEIDQIYDYVRGFAPLPVKATQNDNCNGHHSSNSGSPSSSPTTMDSGASSETPDDRPEPPPVETIPVRRMSMNDALISSDMTNKIINKSHDISSKDTDLVEGHIYEKVGVKKDSKKFTSESHVKVNNNGEKLFIPHHINHGVKKILMKGPAQNRIQHKSKFFKHSKSSPVLKDAPSSKSNPRHKNNRSKSLTTSPLFNIRYKSLINLAMDFDTLDSSNSGDKTSFGSGGSKEHKCERKNRLQRPKSLIDIFGEVNEIENFCKHRNSITNGIENRKLIFSHETVNGKLLNGHHNKRIGTLYL; encoded by the coding sequence ATGAATGGCACGGCAGCTAGCGCTTACCTTGCAGCTGTCAAATGGGACGATGAAGATCTCTATCTTCAAGAATTCACTCAGAAGTATGCGCTTCCTCAAGTGGCCAGAATAACCAAAGGACAGTATATGAACCTTGGTGTTCCTTCTTTATCAAATCCATCACTCAATCAAATTGTTCTCTTTACAAAAACAGGAAAGCGAATAAAAGTTGCTGCTCAATGCGTGAAGTTTAAGGATGGAAGTCGCGTCGTCCCAGTTGGCACTAAATTATCCATTCCCGACAACTATGAAGGTTGGTTTGAAATTTTATCGGAAGATGGCCGAGCAGTGCGCTGCATCGAAAGTATAGCAGAATTGTTGAAGAGATTTCCGGAAACGTGCCTTGTACGAGAAAATATTAAAGCGTATTTGGCCAAATCAGATGATGCTGAAGTCATATCAGATAAGACAAGAACAATAAATGCAGGCGAGACTTTGATTCTTCTCAGTGAAGTCCATGTTACATCATCTAAATCAAAGTCTTCTGGGAGATATTTAAGATGTTTTACAACAAAGGGAGAAACTGTCTTCTTTAATGTTgaacaaaaaggaaaatttagtCCCATTGCTGGGGAAGAAAACATATCTGGAGTCCATACTATAAAAAATCTATCTACTAAGCGCTTTCCTTTGATGGTGCGGTTAGTTCACGGTAAACCACCTTCTGGAATAAAGAACAATTCCCATTTTGTAACTGAAATGAGGCTATATTCTCTTTTTGAAGAAGAGTGTATTATGGCACTTCCTTTACTTAAAGATACCCAAGTCATTGCTCTTCCACCTTCAGCTCCTCTGAAGGTCCAAGCTCCCAGAAATCCAGAGAATCTGCTAAAGCTCAAAATCTACGATATTCTGGTTGAAAAGTGCAAGAGCATTGTACAAGAGGCCTCCGATAAAATACAAGTATTTGATATTTCCCTCTCGAAAGAAATTCGAGGAGAAAAATTTCAACTCAGCCAACGAATGAAGAATTTATCTCCACTTCACCGCATTCAGCGCAGTGTTTCAGATCCGAATTCAAAATATAAGGATAATCCTAAAGCAGATCCTTCCTCTGTCGAAAGTCAGCATAATAACAAACCCCAAGTCACTGACAATTATGACGAAATAGATCAAATCTATGATTATGTGCGAGGCTTTGCGCCACTTCCAGTCAAAGCTACCCAAAATGACAACTGCAATGGACATCATTCATCAAATAGTGGATCCCCATCTAGTTCTCCAACCACCATGGACTCGGGTGCCAGCAGTGAAACTCCTGATGATAGACCAGAGCCACCTCCAGTTGAAACCATCCCTGTGCGCAGGATGTCTATGAATGATGCATTGATTTCATCTGATATGActaataaaataatcaacaaatcACATGATATATCTTCCAAAGATACAGATTTAGTTGAAGGCCATATTTATGAGAAAGTTGGTGTTAAGAAAGATTCTAAAAAATTCACTTCTGAAAGTCATGTGAAAGTCAACAACAATggtgaaaaactttttattcctCATCATATAAACCATggggttaaaaaaatattaatgaaaggtCCAGCACAAAACCGAATTCAgcataaatcaaaattctttaagcATTCAAAGAGTTCTCCAGTACTGAAAGATGCCCCGTCATCGAAATCCAACCCACGTCATAAGAATAATCGAAGCAAGTCTCTTACTACTTCGCCATTGTTCAATATACGTTATAAATCACTTATTAACTTGGCAATGGACTTTGATACCCTTGATTCCAGCAACTCTGGCGATAAAACTTCTTTCGGTTCAGGAGGATCGAAAGAGCACAAATGCGAAAGAAAAAATAGATTGCAAAGACCGAAATCATTGATCGATATATTTGGGGAAGTGAACGAAATCGAAAATTTTTGCAAACATAGGAATTCTATTACTAATGGCATTGAAAATAGAAAGCTTATTTTTTCTCACGAGACGGTTAATGGTAAATTGCTGAATGGCCATCACAATAAACGTATAGGAACTTTATACCTTTGA